In the Vicia villosa cultivar HV-30 ecotype Madison, WI unplaced genomic scaffold, Vvil1.0 ctg.000041F_1_1_2_unsc, whole genome shotgun sequence genome, AGCTCATAACATGACCAAAACAAGAACATTCAACAGGGATTAGCCAACATTAAGATAATGTCAAATTAACCACTAAATGTTTACATCACCAAAAAATATATGAGTTGGTCTAATTAGCATCCTCTATCTTAACACAAGATAACTACAAAAAAATAGGAAGAAGTCTGATCTCCACTCTATATTATAAGTCAGCACAAGCCTAATATATGATAATTCATCACAAGATAACCAGCAAAATATACTCCATGATCTCTATATAACAATCAAACATGTATTTTAGAATGccgtttaaaaaattaaattttccaTTAATGTTAATAGATTACTCTCATTCAACACAActtttaataaaaagtcaaacttACGCATATAAAAACTCATGTTTTCAAGTCTTCTGAGGTTTCTCTAAAGTTTCTTGAGGCTGCTAATCATTCCAACAAACAAAAATTCAATATTACATGTAATAGTAATAGTACCAAACAACCACATTTAAAATATCTTTGAGATTTAGTAACATAGTGCAAGAATTAAAAAATCATTAAGATTTAGTAAGCAAACCTTGTTAAGAATCTCAACCAATGGTGACGTAGCTCCATAGTTTATCTAAAATAATCACCTTGTTAGAGATAAGTGTATATCTCATAATTTCATTTCAacataaataacaattaaaagaGTGAGGGTCACAAATACAATATTGAAATTAGTTGTTAGCAGTCAAAATACCTTACAACAAATGCAAATTGAAGGATATTTTACCTGTATTAAATCTAAATCCACATGAAAATGGCATGAACAAAATGAATTTCATAAATTATATTCCACTTCTACAACTTTGTTTGTCATCTTTGCTTACATACCCAAAGTATGAGAGTAAATACTATCTATTCTTTATTTCAATGTCTCACAGCCAATAATCATGTAAAGCTTTTTACACTTCAAACTAACATTTCTATTTCATATAATTAGTAAGATATAGTTATAAGAAGATAAAGAACATAAACACTAACAAAAGCTATCAATAACATATGAATCTAAGAACATAAACACTAACGAAGCTCTTATTTGCAGAAACAAGAATTTGGCTCAAGCAGTATTAATAATGTCCAAATAAATACATaacaattttgaaagaaaattctCAATTCATGACAAAAAACTACAGGCAATTGAATATACCATAATAAGAGTAATCACTCGATAGCCGAATAACAAACAAATCGAGTTCAGAACAACAAACTCTATATCTAATGGAAACTATTTAATGTCAACATTTGCATCGTAAAATTACCTCTATAATCTGATTAGCTTCGCGTTTCAATTCTCTTCGGTGACAAGAGTCCAATAATTCAGCACAAGAGACAAATCGTAACTTGTcctaaatagaaaaaagaaaccaTGCTTAACAAATTTCACAcataaatatatgaaaataaaaaatgagatATATATAACTACCTCCTCGGACATATTTTGCCACTTTTCAAACCCTAATCTCTCAATTTCAAGATAACTTTCCCTCTCTTTACCTCTCGTAAAGGTTTCCCTGATAAATAAATACATTCATACAGGTTTTAAGAACAAAATGGTATCAGCAGGTATCAATACATTCACagtttttattattaaagaaCAATTTGTCTTCAATCAAAACCAAAATCTTAAAAGGCTTTACACGACGGCTTCACAGTTTGATTCAATGTTGCTGCATACTTTTTAAAACCTTGCATAGATATATAGGATGAAAAAAATGAGAATCGGTTGAGAATGAATATTACATAAAAATACGGTAAGGGGAACGCGGGTGATCGAAGAACTGAGGAGCTGGTGGTGGTTGGAGAATCCTATAATGGATTTTATTGGATTCACAATGATGCATATCAGCCAATGAAATAGCAACAGAAACTCCACATTTTTCACTGCAACAACATTTGTAAGAGCAAAAATCAATGATATGAATGGTTATAGCAACAGAAACTCCACATTTTTCACTGCAACAACATTTGTAAGAACAAAAATCAATGATATGAATGGTTATAGCAACAGAAACTCCACATTTTTCACTGCAACAACATTTGTAAGAACAAAAATCAATGATATGAATGGTTATAGCAAC is a window encoding:
- the LOC131622741 gene encoding uncharacterized protein LOC131622741, with protein sequence MGRKRVRERVYGPDGSAFFNCEKCGVSVAISLADMHHCESNKIHYRILQPPPAPQFFDHPRSPYRIFMETFTRGKERESYLEIERLGFEKWQNMSEEDKLRFVSCAELLDSCHRRELKREANQIIEINYGATSPLVEILNKQPQETLEKPQKT